The following proteins are encoded in a genomic region of Candidatus Paracaedibacteraceae bacterium:
- a CDS encoding flagellar protein FliS, giving the protein MYNAKLRQYQRSQAVIATPLGQVAILLDHCSGLMRRIKVAIEAKDYEGRYNATDKAIVIISSIQASLAVERTAEAVELSKFFQEMILFILDINMKEDLQLCQDVEVALGEMADVWRTADLAMPKIESPQSEVGHVSVF; this is encoded by the coding sequence ATGTATAATGCAAAACTACGTCAATACCAACGTTCGCAGGCGGTAATTGCTACGCCATTAGGGCAGGTGGCAATTCTATTGGATCATTGTTCAGGGCTTATGCGTCGCATTAAGGTTGCGATTGAGGCTAAAGATTACGAGGGGCGTTATAACGCGACAGATAAAGCAATTGTTATTATTAGTTCAATCCAAGCATCCTTGGCTGTTGAGAGAACAGCAGAAGCGGTAGAGCTGAGTAAGTTTTTTCAAGAGATGATCCTGTTTATTTTGGACATCAATATGAAAGAGGATCTTCAGTTGTGTCAAGACGTTGAGGTTGCCTTGGGTGAAATGGCTGATGTTTGGCGAACGGCAGATCTGGCAATGCCAAAAATAGAGTCCCCTCAATCAGAGGTTG
- the fliD gene encoding flagellar filament capping protein FliD → MVNSVKSDYGMGLGRVVVDEGSRTPRVSQKVAGIDIEEYIGAIKDARKSEEKIYQDKIDKNTKVLSALSTFQTKLQALQNVTATMANRISSTQKTIKPTSFSSHTVQSTTVGSDSIVGLTAFDSASNGPFSVRVDQLATYDLKRGSIQTTAMGTALNITGSFELGTPLGVNKTINITSDMSLSDIQLAINNVQSDTKVVADVSLVSIGSTSTYELKLKAQASGAPIILSNTSGTPLTDLGISTATTNVMCGVLAATDETTALNLTGDFTFGVQSGTTATLNLTGNESLSDIVSQINAQTGTTGITASYDMLGYGDPSKYQIKLEAISGQIVQVSDTAGAVAGLGLDQPITDFNSLCSKLTVDGTAYKKRSNTISDILTGVTLDLRSTSATTVNAIVSDDKSTFFSNLNSFVQNYNDLMQFYNDQTKAKVVNGIPEGASEGADLYGNNFARDTILALKASLTGGVPGSSIMTSSSGITSLRSLGLSFQADGTIVQTSEADLTSAIDNNYDDIKQLFMNTVVMNDSDFRLRNLPTKLPANLGGASISVNIAKDASGNLSATFGVGTSTYSAQVVETSSGFTVTGIPPGTSDTYSFQGLILDYTGTVANGASVSTTFSVTQGRMAALDAQTIQVLDENYVDGTGNKRGTLFAEINTLTKSNSTQQRIIDKIEKNSQQETARLQREFMRVYEATMELENIMNMLDSFKKAG, encoded by the coding sequence ATGGTAAACAGTGTGAAAAGTGATTATGGAATGGGGCTTGGTCGAGTCGTCGTTGACGAAGGATCAAGAACACCAAGGGTTTCACAAAAGGTTGCCGGTATTGATATCGAAGAATATATTGGTGCCATAAAAGATGCCCGAAAATCTGAAGAAAAAATTTATCAAGATAAAATCGACAAAAACACAAAAGTTCTTTCTGCTTTATCGACATTTCAGACAAAACTTCAAGCATTGCAAAATGTCACAGCAACAATGGCAAATCGTATTTCATCAACCCAGAAAACAATAAAACCAACATCATTTAGCTCTCATACAGTTCAGTCAACAACGGTTGGTTCTGATAGTATTGTTGGATTGACTGCGTTTGATAGCGCAAGTAACGGACCATTTTCAGTACGTGTGGATCAACTTGCAACCTATGATTTAAAACGCGGCTCAATACAGACAACCGCAATGGGGACGGCACTCAATATCACCGGAAGTTTTGAGTTGGGGACTCCTTTGGGAGTAAATAAAACAATCAATATTACATCCGATATGTCTTTATCTGATATCCAATTAGCAATTAATAATGTTCAGTCAGATACAAAAGTTGTTGCCGATGTTTCATTAGTGAGTATTGGTTCAACCAGTACCTATGAGCTAAAATTAAAAGCGCAAGCAAGCGGTGCTCCTATTATTCTATCCAACACAAGTGGTACCCCGCTGACAGATTTAGGAATTTCAACAGCAACAACAAATGTGATGTGCGGCGTTCTTGCTGCGACTGACGAAACAACAGCGCTTAATCTAACAGGTGATTTCACGTTTGGCGTCCAAAGTGGGACAACCGCAACCTTAAATTTGACTGGCAATGAATCATTATCAGATATCGTGAGCCAAATAAATGCCCAGACAGGGACAACAGGCATCACAGCAAGTTATGATATGCTGGGATATGGTGACCCGAGTAAATACCAAATCAAATTAGAAGCGATTTCGGGGCAAATTGTTCAAGTTAGCGATACTGCAGGTGCGGTGGCAGGGCTAGGTCTTGATCAGCCGATTACTGATTTTAATTCGTTATGTTCTAAATTAACCGTAGATGGGACGGCTTATAAAAAGCGTAGTAATACAATTTCAGATATTTTGACAGGTGTTACGTTAGACCTTCGTTCAACATCAGCAACAACAGTTAATGCCATTGTTTCTGATGATAAAAGTACTTTCTTTTCAAATCTGAATTCATTTGTTCAGAACTATAATGATTTAATGCAATTTTATAATGATCAGACCAAAGCAAAAGTTGTGAATGGTATTCCTGAAGGTGCCAGTGAAGGTGCTGATTTGTATGGAAACAACTTTGCTCGTGATACAATCCTAGCGCTTAAAGCATCATTGACAGGTGGGGTTCCGGGCAGTTCAATTATGACAAGTTCCTCAGGGATAACCTCGCTAAGATCTCTGGGATTATCTTTTCAAGCTGACGGCACAATTGTTCAGACTAGCGAAGCTGACTTAACATCAGCAATTGACAATAACTATGATGATATTAAACAACTTTTTATGAATACTGTTGTTATGAATGATTCAGATTTTAGATTAAGAAATTTGCCGACCAAACTTCCTGCTAATCTGGGGGGAGCCTCCATCTCTGTTAATATTGCTAAAGATGCCTCGGGGAATTTATCTGCAACTTTTGGTGTTGGAACCTCAACTTATTCCGCACAGGTTGTTGAAACATCCTCAGGGTTTACAGTGACAGGGATTCCCCCCGGAACAAGCGATACTTACTCTTTTCAAGGATTAATCCTTGATTATACGGGAACAGTCGCTAATGGTGCATCAGTTTCGACAACGTTTTCTGTCACTCAAGGGCGCATGGCTGCTCTTGATGCTCAAACAATACAAGTGTTAGACGAAAACTATGTTGATGGGACAGGGAATAAACGAGGGACACTCTTTGCTGAAATTAATACCTTAACCAAGAGCAATAGTACCCAACAACGAATTATCGACAAAATTGAAAAGAACTCGCAACAAGAAACAGCGCGATTACAAAGAGAATTCATGCGTGTTTATGAGGCGACCATGGAACTTGAAAACATTATGAACATGTTGGATTCATTTAAGAAAGCAGGATAG
- a CDS encoding flagellin: MVSAATNLGANAAKRYLEVNTQKATRATEELASGSRASNPSYDPASSAVGYRLTANVQSLGQASNNVAQATAMIQMATGALGATQDVLTRLKELTVKANTNTVGDSERKMMNEEFQQLLNQVDVNAVNARWGGVSLFTGGSGAATHSGAVAEAATGLVAVANAFTNAMNATNTQGNIDGFANDATVVANGALYDVSVDLGDGKIFKGTVAAPVAGALLTLTSVGDPSSAISFTYDAAVTAITDAATFQTSLRALLGIGVGATRASFVSLSTNDAAVTGGSLTFNAGSGTDAGKWALTSSYDAATSEVTFRVSNGTQYYTSTVAASNSMTTTVSFTNGINLALNAFDGTASLAQETFSVAEGTAISQAFQYGEKASDMLDVTFKGATTSALAISGLNILTMGNAQAASLLIDGAQDQVGAMISELGGKAAQLGFMADTLKISIQNQTAARSTFIDANIAESMLTLQRFKGLASVASSVFTQALNEQSNLTSMVQQLR, from the coding sequence ATGGTTTCAGCTGCTACAAACCTTGGTGCAAACGCAGCCAAGAGGTATCTTGAAGTCAACACACAAAAAGCAACACGTGCAACAGAAGAATTGGCTTCTGGTTCTCGTGCATCTAACCCATCATACGATCCGGCATCTTCTGCTGTTGGATATCGTTTGACGGCAAACGTTCAATCTCTTGGTCAAGCCAGCAACAACGTTGCGCAAGCTACAGCTATGATTCAGATGGCGACAGGTGCTCTTGGGGCAACTCAGGATGTTCTGACTCGCTTGAAGGAATTGACAGTTAAGGCTAACACCAATACTGTTGGTGACTCTGAACGTAAAATGATGAACGAAGAATTCCAACAGTTGCTTAATCAGGTTGATGTCAATGCGGTTAATGCTCGTTGGGGTGGTGTATCATTGTTTACAGGTGGTTCTGGTGCAGCAACACACAGCGGTGCTGTGGCTGAAGCTGCAACAGGTCTAGTTGCTGTTGCAAACGCTTTTACAAACGCTATGAACGCAACAAACACCCAAGGTAACATTGATGGTTTCGCTAATGATGCAACAGTTGTTGCAAATGGTGCTTTATATGATGTTTCTGTTGACTTAGGTGACGGAAAAATCTTCAAAGGTACAGTTGCTGCTCCGGTTGCAGGTGCTTTGTTAACTTTGACATCTGTTGGTGATCCTTCATCAGCAATCAGCTTTACGTATGATGCTGCTGTTACTGCAATTACGGATGCTGCAACATTCCAAACAAGCCTTCGCGCATTGCTTGGTATTGGTGTTGGTGCAACACGTGCATCTTTTGTGTCACTAAGCACAAACGATGCTGCTGTTACAGGTGGTTCATTAACATTTAACGCTGGTTCTGGTACAGATGCTGGTAAATGGGCTTTGACATCATCTTATGATGCTGCAACATCAGAAGTAACCTTCCGTGTATCCAATGGAACACAATACTATACGTCTACTGTTGCTGCTTCTAACAGCATGACAACAACAGTATCATTCACGAATGGTATTAACCTAGCATTGAATGCATTCGATGGTACAGCTAGCTTGGCTCAAGAAACCTTTAGTGTTGCTGAAGGGACAGCCATTTCACAAGCTTTCCAATATGGTGAAAAAGCTTCTGATATGTTGGATGTCACATTCAAAGGTGCAACAACATCAGCTCTAGCAATCTCTGGTTTGAACATCTTGACTATGGGGAATGCTCAAGCTGCATCTCTCTTGATTGACGGTGCTCAAGATCAGGTTGGTGCGATGATTTCTGAGCTTGGTGGTAAGGCTGCTCAGCTTGGTTTTATGGCTGATACATTAAAGATCAGCATCCAAAACCAAACTGCTGCACGTTCAACCTTTATTGACGCGAACATTGCAGAGTCCATGTTGACTCTTCAACGCTTCAAAGGGTTGGCCAGCGTTGCAAGTTCTGTGTTTACACAAGCACTGAATGAGCAATCAAACCTAACATCTATGGTGCAACAATTGCGCTAA
- a CDS encoding mechanosensitive ion channel — protein sequence MKRIIYLALLLSILAALISGLIYLIPNPNHLLWLKKGLEILLLTFATWVLLRLLNRFIWPALRESFSVRISHLFVVVLNLLFVIGLFFSVTIGILGISPASIITASGLVTAGLAIALQGIIGDVAASIIIDLDRLYKIGDWIRIDDYTEGKVTDIGWRHTEILTLRNERLIVNNGKMLTTSFHNLGQSPTWAVDEFLISVGHDIPSHRVQRVVETALQKHPESSKYYTQVLARTLDSGGVNYYVRYGLADQDQRWQTRHSIIEALRTELHAHGLRISEGLGEYGIFRGNQPLVEQEYQDVILLLSRTELLKDLSPHDIKHLSTIAQELVLPAGIQIIHSHDLDQTLYLIGEGTVEVVLPSGDTRLLYSLDYFGEQGFLIGDPRNADVYSKTPVILYKFTKDSFTKILKDKQNILRSMIEVMAYRSRDLETAIQASKQKKPQESWEDVVKRTINEFFKG from the coding sequence ATGAAAAGAATAATATATCTAGCCTTATTATTAAGCATATTAGCGGCCTTAATTTCTGGCCTGATCTATCTTATCCCCAATCCCAATCATTTATTATGGCTCAAAAAAGGCCTAGAGATCTTGCTCTTAACTTTTGCGACATGGGTCTTACTCAGGCTTCTCAATAGATTTATATGGCCAGCCCTTAGAGAAAGTTTTTCAGTCAGAATTTCCCATTTATTCGTTGTCGTATTAAACCTGCTTTTTGTGATTGGGCTTTTCTTTTCCGTTACCATCGGCATTTTAGGAATTTCACCAGCATCCATCATAACCGCAAGCGGGCTTGTAACTGCCGGTCTTGCAATTGCTTTACAGGGCATTATTGGCGATGTAGCTGCATCAATTATCATTGATCTCGATAGATTGTACAAAATAGGCGACTGGATTAGGATTGATGATTACACGGAAGGTAAAGTAACGGATATTGGGTGGCGACATACTGAAATTCTAACGCTAAGGAATGAGCGATTAATCGTCAACAACGGTAAAATGCTAACCACATCATTCCATAATCTTGGGCAATCGCCAACGTGGGCCGTGGATGAGTTTTTAATCTCGGTAGGACACGATATACCATCCCATCGGGTTCAACGAGTTGTTGAAACTGCCCTGCAAAAACATCCTGAATCATCAAAATATTACACTCAAGTCTTAGCACGAACCCTCGATTCAGGTGGTGTTAATTATTATGTTCGTTACGGATTAGCCGATCAAGATCAACGTTGGCAAACTCGACACAGTATTATTGAGGCTTTACGGACAGAACTTCATGCCCATGGTCTACGCATTTCCGAAGGATTAGGAGAATATGGCATTTTCCGTGGCAACCAACCCCTCGTTGAGCAGGAATATCAGGATGTTATACTTTTACTGTCAAGAACTGAGCTTTTAAAAGACCTAAGTCCTCATGATATAAAACATCTCAGCACAATCGCTCAAGAACTCGTTCTTCCTGCCGGCATTCAAATCATCCATAGCCATGACCTAGACCAAACTCTCTATTTAATTGGTGAAGGAACTGTTGAAGTTGTCCTCCCCAGTGGCGATACTCGATTATTATATAGCCTTGATTATTTCGGAGAACAAGGTTTCCTGATTGGTGATCCAAGAAATGCGGATGTCTATAGCAAAACGCCAGTAATCCTTTATAAATTTACCAAAGATTCATTCACTAAAATTTTAAAAGACAAACAAAATATCCTTAGGTCCATGATTGAAGTCATGGCCTATCGATCACGGGATCTAGAAACTGCGATTCAAGCCTCTAAGCAGAAAAAACCCCAAGAATCATGGGAAGACGTTGTCAAACGAACAATTAATGAATTTTTTAAGGGCTAA
- a CDS encoding acyl-[ACP]--phospholipid O-acyltransferase, whose protein sequence is MTTNFFSLIRDRGFGPLFWIQLLGAFHDNLFRQALVIMVTYGVGLKIGFSHALLIPTVSAIAISPFFLFSSVAGQLADKYDKAKLTQIIKGCEIAVVFFAIYGLFTESFGVLLFTLFLTLTQSTFFGPIKYSLIPSLLKRDKIVNANALVEGSTFLAILAGTSLGNFLVYVEGSGFKLLALVMLVSVCASFYISLKLPSVPAADPKVTVNTNIVQETLSLVKDASKDRFIFLSIMGISWFWVIGITMLTQIAFYGKVVLGANPSVANFFLFLFAGGIGLGSYLANRLMGTHIDTRVVPWGAIATTLFILDLVYVSYSLPFTQDIGVVEFLLKHYSFRICFDLLMIATSVGISLVPLYALLQTESDPKKCSRIIAANNVVNAFFMIISSVATMILMALDVTIINIFLIVGLLNLFAMHKLSSLVPESVLQLILQVILKLFFRVEVKGMENLKQAGDRVLIIANHVSFIDAILLFAFIPEKLSYAIWSQYINRWWIKIIKPGVNLLPVDPTNPMATKKLVELIRQGKKCVIFPEGRITVTGALMKIFDGPGMIADRSGAQVLPIRIEGAQYSMLSRLRGKVKRKLFPKISLTVLPPRQVETNPKLKGRARRQVISNQIYDIMVGMLFDTSPYQQTVIQSIFDAARIHGMNKEIVEDIQRQPLTYRQVIMRSFILGRWIEKQTLAKERVGVLLPTSIASMMCVTSQMLYGRVPAMLNFSLGANVILHSCKLARVRLVLTSRKFVEVARLENTIKKLSEHVRVFYLEDLASELNIIHKIVGAVSSFVPELASKKIQQTISEDDPAVILFTSGSEGLPKGVALSHRNLNANRYQLTSMIDLTTQDIVLNALPTFHSFGLMGGVIAPLTAGIRVFQYPSPLHYRIVPVMAYDINATIFFATDTFLSRYAISAHPYDFYSMRLVIAGAEKLKEETRRVWIEKFGIHVREAYGTTEASPAVSVNTPMLSKVGSVGRLLTGIRYHLRPVEGIENAGRLIIKGPNVMLGYLDPETGDVIPTSASFFDGEEPQTEWYDTGDIVSVDEHGFVTIKGRAKRFAKIAGEMISLGAVEEALQKIYPENGHVVLAAPDARKGEQLILLTTAKLTREDLVTEFKAGGYPELMIPRKFFIVDKIPVLPTGKTDLVGAKAMMEELLQA, encoded by the coding sequence GTGACCACTAATTTTTTTAGTCTAATCCGTGATAGGGGGTTTGGACCGCTGTTTTGGATTCAACTGCTTGGTGCTTTTCATGACAATTTGTTTCGCCAAGCTTTGGTTATTATGGTGACATATGGTGTTGGTCTTAAAATTGGCTTTAGCCATGCGCTGTTGATTCCTACGGTCAGTGCAATTGCGATTTCACCTTTTTTCTTGTTTTCAAGTGTGGCCGGACAGCTCGCCGATAAATACGATAAGGCCAAACTCACTCAGATTATTAAGGGGTGTGAAATAGCTGTTGTCTTTTTTGCTATTTATGGGTTATTTACCGAGTCCTTTGGTGTTTTATTGTTCACACTGTTTCTGACCTTAACGCAATCAACATTCTTTGGTCCGATAAAATACAGTTTAATCCCATCTTTATTAAAGAGAGACAAGATTGTTAACGCAAATGCTTTGGTGGAAGGAAGTACATTCCTTGCGATATTAGCTGGGACATCATTAGGAAACTTTCTGGTTTATGTAGAGGGAAGCGGCTTTAAACTGTTGGCGCTTGTGATGTTAGTATCCGTTTGTGCCTCATTTTATATTTCACTTAAATTACCCTCTGTGCCTGCTGCTGATCCTAAGGTAACTGTGAACACAAATATCGTTCAAGAAACTTTGAGTTTAGTCAAAGATGCTTCTAAAGACCGCTTTATCTTTCTTAGTATTATGGGGATATCCTGGTTTTGGGTGATTGGTATCACGATGCTTACCCAAATTGCATTCTACGGCAAGGTTGTGTTGGGAGCAAACCCAAGTGTTGCTAATTTCTTTTTGTTTTTATTCGCCGGAGGGATTGGTTTGGGATCTTATTTGGCGAATAGACTAATGGGAACCCATATTGATACCCGGGTTGTGCCTTGGGGAGCTATTGCAACAACGCTCTTTATCTTAGACTTAGTTTATGTCAGCTATAGTCTTCCGTTTACCCAGGATATTGGTGTTGTTGAATTTTTACTTAAACATTATAGTTTTAGGATTTGTTTTGATTTATTAATGATAGCAACATCCGTTGGCATTAGTCTTGTTCCGCTGTATGCTTTGCTGCAAACAGAATCTGATCCTAAAAAATGCTCGCGAATTATTGCTGCTAACAACGTAGTTAATGCCTTTTTCATGATTATATCATCTGTTGCGACCATGATATTAATGGCGTTGGATGTAACAATCATAAATATATTTTTGATTGTGGGGCTTCTCAATCTATTTGCCATGCACAAGTTATCAAGTTTGGTTCCTGAATCTGTCTTGCAACTTATTCTTCAGGTTATTTTAAAGCTGTTTTTCCGTGTAGAAGTTAAAGGGATGGAAAACCTTAAGCAAGCGGGTGATCGTGTTTTGATTATTGCCAATCACGTATCATTTATTGATGCGATTCTATTGTTTGCCTTTATTCCTGAAAAATTGAGCTATGCCATCTGGAGCCAATACATCAACCGCTGGTGGATTAAGATCATTAAACCGGGCGTGAACTTGCTTCCTGTGGACCCAACCAATCCAATGGCGACAAAGAAATTGGTTGAGTTGATCCGTCAAGGTAAAAAATGTGTGATTTTCCCTGAAGGGCGAATCACTGTAACGGGTGCATTGATGAAGATTTTTGACGGTCCCGGAATGATTGCAGATCGGTCTGGGGCTCAGGTCTTGCCTATTCGTATTGAAGGGGCTCAATATTCAATGCTTTCGCGGTTGCGTGGTAAGGTAAAGCGTAAGCTTTTCCCTAAAATATCATTGACTGTATTGCCACCGCGTCAGGTTGAAACGAACCCAAAATTAAAGGGCAGGGCGCGTCGTCAGGTTATCTCTAATCAGATTTACGATATTATGGTTGGAATGCTTTTTGATACATCACCATATCAGCAAACAGTGATCCAATCGATATTTGATGCGGCACGTATTCATGGCATGAATAAAGAAATTGTGGAAGATATCCAGCGTCAACCCTTGACTTACCGTCAGGTTATTATGCGTAGCTTTATTTTAGGGCGATGGATTGAAAAACAAACTTTAGCTAAAGAACGGGTGGGTGTCCTGTTACCAACCAGTATTGCATCCATGATGTGTGTGACCTCTCAGATGTTATATGGGCGTGTGCCGGCAATGCTTAATTTCTCATTGGGGGCCAATGTTATTCTTCATTCCTGTAAACTGGCTCGGGTTCGTTTGGTTTTAACCTCACGTAAATTTGTGGAAGTAGCACGTTTGGAAAATACGATCAAAAAATTGTCTGAGCATGTTCGGGTCTTTTATCTTGAGGATTTAGCATCAGAACTCAATATTATTCATAAGATTGTTGGTGCTGTATCAAGTTTTGTTCCTGAATTAGCATCCAAAAAAATTCAGCAAACAATTTCCGAAGATGATCCTGCTGTTATTTTATTCACATCTGGCTCGGAAGGGTTACCTAAAGGCGTTGCTTTAAGCCATCGGAATTTGAACGCTAACCGTTATCAATTGACATCAATGATTGATTTGACGACACAGGATATTGTTTTGAATGCTCTGCCAACATTTCATTCTTTTGGATTGATGGGAGGAGTTATTGCACCGTTGACTGCCGGGATTCGGGTATTCCAATACCCATCACCGCTTCATTATCGTATTGTCCCGGTAATGGCTTATGATATTAACGCGACAATTTTCTTTGCAACAGATACGTTCCTAAGCCGCTATGCCATATCAGCGCATCCATACGATTTTTATTCTATGCGTTTGGTAATTGCTGGCGCAGAAAAACTGAAAGAAGAAACTCGTCGTGTTTGGATTGAAAAATTTGGTATTCACGTTCGTGAAGCTTATGGAACAACTGAGGCTTCTCCGGCAGTATCAGTTAATACTCCAATGTTAAGTAAAGTTGGTAGTGTTGGGCGTTTGTTAACAGGAATAAGATACCATTTGCGACCTGTCGAAGGAATTGAGAATGCAGGACGGTTGATTATTAAAGGACCTAATGTGATGTTGGGATATCTGGACCCTGAAACAGGAGATGTTATTCCGACATCGGCAAGTTTCTTTGACGGGGAGGAGCCTCAAACCGAATGGTATGATACGGGCGACATTGTTTCTGTGGATGAGCATGGTTTTGTTACAATTAAAGGCCGAGCTAAGCGGTTTGCAAAGATTGCCGGTGAGATGATTTCTTTGGGGGCCGTGGAAGAAGCTTTGCAGAAAATCTATCCGGAGAATGGTCATGTTGTTTTGGCCGCACCTGATGCCCGTAAGGGCGAACAACTTATCCTGTTGACGACGGCTAAGCTTACCCGAGAAGATCTTGTAACAGAATTCAAGGCCGGGGGATATCCCGAGCTTATGATTCCTCGTAAGTTCTTCATTGTTGATAAAATCCCTGTGCTTCCGACAGGTAAGACAGACTTGGTCGGAGCAAAAGCAATGATGGAAGAATTATTGCAAGCTTAG